A single region of the Nicotiana sylvestris chromosome 6, ASM39365v2, whole genome shotgun sequence genome encodes:
- the LOC104245377 gene encoding zinc finger protein CONSTANS-LIKE 9-like, translating into MGYICEFCGEQRSIVYCRSDAACLCLSCDRNVHSANALSERHSRTLICERCNSQPAVVRCIEEKTSLCQNCDWSGHASSSSSGSRHMRQALSSYTGCPSAAELSNIWSFLLDDPSIGASCEQRMGTMSIKDNRPRDGQGPQGKENSQNMRAAVEVNDMDISENSNLLVESSTATLDNKQHNVEPPIGSSNFALSKGGYMGAKGSSLFEEDPYCDNLIMDAVDLSIENYEELFGASLNYPDELFENENFDGLFEMKDIKSADSNCRGANAAEGSSTARANTVQPTCSNAESADSGMSCKTDSILYFARQSSLSFSNQTGESTAGDHQDCGVSPMLLMGEPPPWGPPCPEPSSPSTSRSNAVLRYKEKKKTRKFDKRVRYVSRKARADVRRRVKGRFVKAGDAYDYDPLPTRSY; encoded by the exons ATGGGTTATATATGTGAATTCTGTGGAGAGCAACGATCGATTGTATATTGTCGGTCCGATGCAGCGTGCTTATGTTTGTCGTGTGATCGAAATGTCCATTCCGCAAATGCCCTTTCGGAACGTCATTCGAGGACACTTATATGTGAAAGATGTAATTCACAACCCGCTGTTGTTAGGTGCATCGAGGAGAAAACGTCGCTTTGTCAGAACTGTGATTGGTCAGGTCATGCTAGTAGTTCCAGTTCAGGTTCTAGGCACATGAGGCAAGCACTTAGTAGTTACACGGGGTGTCCTTCCGCTGCCGAACTTTCTAATATCTGGTCATTTCTCTTAGATGACCCTTCAATTGGTGCTAGCTGTGAACAGAGAATGGGTACAATGAGCATCAAGGATAACCGCCCGAGAGATGGTCAAGGTCCTCAAGGGAAGGAAAACTCACAAAATATGCGTGCTGCAGTCGAAGTGAATGACATGGATATTTCAGAAAATTCAAATCTTTTGGTGGAATCATCTACGGCTACTCTTGACAACAAGCAGCATAATGTGGAACCGCCTATTGGATCCTCGAATTTTGCTTTGTCAAAG GGCGGCTATATGGGAGCAAAAGGCTCTAGCTTATTTGAGGAGGATCCTTACTGTGACAATCTCATTATGGATGCGGTGGACTTGAGTATTGAGAATTACGAAGAGCTATTTGGTGCTTCTCTTAATTATCCAGATGAACTATTTGAGAATGAAAATTTCGATGGTTTATTTGAGATGAAGGACATAAAAAGTGCTGACTCCAACTGCCGAGGTGCTAATGCTGCCGAG GGATCATCAACTGCACGGGCGAATACAGTGCAGCCAACATGTAGCAATGCAGAATCTGCAGATTCTGGGATGAGCTGCAAGACGGATTCTATCCTTTACTTTGCTAGACAATCTAGCCTTTCATTTTCCAACCAAACTGGAGAGAGCACCGCCGGAGATCACCAAGACTGTGGAGTCTCCCCAATGCTCCTAATGGGAGAGCCGCCACCGTGGGGTCCTCCTTGCCCTGAACCTTCATCGCCATCGACTAGCAGGAGCAATGCTGTGTTGCGCtacaaggaaaagaagaaaacaaggaa ATTTGACAAGCGAGTGAGGTATGTCTCTCGCAAGGCAAGAGCTGATGTCAGAAGGCGTGTGAAGGGACGGTTTGTCAAGGCTGGTGATGCTTATGACTATGATCCACTCCCGACCAGAAGCTATTGA